In a single window of the Arthrobacter zhangbolii genome:
- a CDS encoding sulfite exporter TauE/SafE family protein, which produces MTTGLLIVVLVAIFIGAIAQRIAGLGFALLISPFLVIILGSHGGVIMVNICGLVSSLLIMSRVWRDVDWSMYRWLAVPAVIASVPASAAAVFLPAAPLAVTVGAVVLVALSISLLLQRTSVVLTGNVPKAVAGFASGITNAMAGVGGPAVSVYALLARWPQRPFAATLQPFFVTTAAVTLTSKLFLDPGQMPPFEAWAWALVALMIVAGIYAGEKLQRFIRDDQARLAVIVIAFIGAAAALVKGLIDL; this is translated from the coding sequence GTGACTACCGGACTTCTTATTGTGGTGCTTGTCGCCATCTTCATCGGAGCGATCGCCCAGCGGATTGCCGGACTGGGCTTCGCGCTGCTGATTTCCCCGTTCCTCGTAATCATCCTCGGTTCGCACGGCGGGGTGATCATGGTAAATATCTGCGGCCTGGTGTCCTCGCTCCTGATTATGAGCCGCGTCTGGCGGGATGTGGACTGGTCAATGTACCGCTGGCTCGCCGTGCCCGCTGTGATAGCCAGCGTGCCGGCGTCGGCTGCCGCGGTGTTCCTTCCCGCTGCACCGCTGGCCGTGACGGTAGGCGCCGTCGTCCTGGTGGCCCTGAGTATCTCCCTGCTCCTGCAGCGGACCTCGGTGGTCCTGACCGGAAATGTTCCCAAGGCGGTGGCCGGTTTCGCATCCGGGATCACCAACGCCATGGCCGGCGTAGGCGGCCCGGCCGTCAGCGTTTACGCACTGCTGGCCCGCTGGCCGCAGCGGCCCTTCGCGGCCACCCTGCAGCCCTTCTTCGTCACCACGGCCGCCGTCACCCTGACCTCCAAGCTCTTCCTGGACCCCGGACAGATGCCGCCCTTCGAGGCCTGGGCCTGGGCCCTGGTGGCGCTGATGATTGTGGCCGGCATTTATGCGGGGGAGAAACTGCAGCGCTTTATCCGCGATGACCAGGCCCGCCTGGCCGTGATTGTGATCGCGTTCATCGGAGCAGCTGCGGCTCTGGTGAAGGGCCTGATCGACCTCTGA
- a CDS encoding DUF6318 family protein, with amino-acid sequence MSDGDAFEGESPLTTESSVTPTPTPTPRYKPGSAKGPAENVPLPVVPVEAKTASKVGLEAFAEYWYETANYGYETGDTSLTQAVSGPECETCANYFEVVEGGYIGDDWMANSAIEVLQVHSDYVLTPDGRYQAVVYFRQEAMEYYGPEGLQLEGEADLGVVQLFEAVWEGDHWVAANIATMNVLDKCQFHPEDPDC; translated from the coding sequence ATGAGCGACGGGGATGCCTTCGAGGGGGAGTCCCCACTAACGACGGAGTCATCCGTTACTCCCACCCCCACTCCCACCCCCAGATATAAGCCTGGGTCCGCCAAGGGTCCGGCTGAAAATGTTCCGCTCCCAGTGGTGCCTGTCGAAGCCAAAACCGCATCCAAGGTCGGTCTTGAGGCCTTCGCTGAGTATTGGTACGAGACGGCGAACTACGGGTACGAGACCGGCGATACCTCTTTGACTCAGGCCGTGAGTGGTCCCGAATGCGAAACCTGTGCGAACTATTTCGAGGTAGTCGAAGGCGGGTACATTGGCGACGATTGGATGGCGAACTCGGCAATAGAGGTTTTGCAAGTTCACTCTGACTACGTGCTCACACCCGACGGGCGGTACCAGGCGGTTGTTTACTTTAGACAGGAGGCGATGGAGTATTACGGCCCCGAAGGCCTGCAACTGGAAGGTGAGGCCGATTTGGGTGTTGTGCAACTCTTCGAGGCGGTATGGGAAGGCGATCATTGGGTGGCGGCGAACATCGCGACTATGAACGTCCTGGATAAATGTCAGTTCCACCCCGAAGATCCCGACTGCTAA
- a CDS encoding DUF6318 family protein: MTRTIARRVASLFGAGVLLCGLVACSQAAGDPGGGSPVPAPSSVSASATPTPTLTPSAKYKPASADGPAENVPVPVMPEEAKLESKEGLEAFARYWYELVNYGFETGDVEPIRAISGPDCKVCGTFYKMVGKGFENEDWIVGGKIDVQGVSSDYILTTEGRYQVLIQERQEEITFHGPGEIYGSYEGTEDSGVQMIEARHTGHEWFAENVVTITSPTK; encoded by the coding sequence ATGACCAGAACCATTGCGCGGCGTGTTGCATCCTTGTTTGGTGCGGGGGTGCTTTTGTGTGGGCTGGTCGCCTGTTCCCAGGCTGCGGGGGATCCCGGCGGTGGGTCACCGGTGCCTGCCCCGTCTTCCGTCTCTGCTTCTGCCACGCCGACGCCTACGCTCACCCCGTCGGCGAAGTACAAGCCGGCTTCGGCTGATGGTCCGGCGGAGAATGTGCCTGTGCCGGTGATGCCGGAGGAGGCGAAGCTGGAGTCCAAGGAGGGACTGGAGGCGTTCGCGCGGTACTGGTACGAGCTAGTGAACTACGGTTTCGAAACCGGCGATGTGGAGCCCATCCGCGCCATCAGCGGCCCGGACTGCAAAGTATGCGGCACATTCTACAAAATGGTGGGCAAAGGATTTGAGAACGAAGATTGGATCGTAGGCGGAAAGATTGACGTTCAAGGGGTTAGCTCGGATTACATTCTCACTACAGAAGGGCGCTATCAAGTACTGATTCAAGAACGACAAGAGGAGATTACCTTTCATGGTCCCGGAGAAATATACGGATCATACGAAGGTACAGAAGATTCCGGTGTTCAGATGATTGAGGCGCGCCATACAGGACATGAATGGTTTGCAGAAAATGTTGTAACTATTACCAGTCCCACAAAATGA
- a CDS encoding MSMEG_6728 family protein codes for MQTFLPYESFARSAAVLDQARLGKQRVETLQLLRGLVVPDYGWRRHPALLMWKGFVPALTAYGLAMTDEWIARGHADTVREQILEFAPRVDGDGGAVELPSWLGDEELHRSHRSNLIEKSPEVYGPLFPDTDAGLPYVWPSPADVPDPADPDPADTLWVARAVPDGDAATIVLPMLSAKGTPITGKRGRQLVRLLEDMDDGDPVAVIAPNDRSRLLLGRAGPVELTNDTAVRPVALSGSIPRSAFSYPAVLQDPRTLFAVPRPADL; via the coding sequence GTGCAAACCTTCCTCCCCTATGAGAGCTTCGCCCGCAGCGCGGCGGTGCTGGATCAGGCACGGCTGGGCAAGCAGCGCGTGGAGACCCTGCAGCTGCTGCGCGGGCTGGTGGTTCCGGACTACGGCTGGCGGCGGCACCCGGCACTGCTGATGTGGAAGGGCTTTGTGCCCGCATTGACCGCCTACGGGCTGGCGATGACGGACGAGTGGATTGCCCGCGGACATGCCGATACCGTGCGTGAACAGATCCTGGAGTTCGCGCCCCGGGTGGACGGGGATGGCGGCGCGGTTGAGCTGCCGTCCTGGCTGGGTGACGAGGAGCTGCACCGCAGTCACCGGTCCAATCTGATCGAGAAGTCTCCCGAGGTTTACGGGCCGCTGTTTCCGGATACCGATGCCGGGCTGCCGTATGTCTGGCCCTCCCCCGCCGACGTGCCGGATCCCGCGGATCCGGACCCCGCGGACACACTGTGGGTGGCTCGGGCAGTGCCCGACGGCGATGCTGCCACCATCGTCCTGCCGATGCTTTCCGCAAAGGGCACGCCCATTACCGGCAAGCGTGGCCGGCAGCTGGTGCGGCTGCTGGAGGACATGGACGACGGCGATCCGGTGGCCGTAATAGCCCCGAATGACAGGTCGCGGCTGCTGCTGGGGCGTGCCGGTCCGGTGGAACTCACAAACGACACTGCCGTGCGGCCGGTGGCACTCTCCGGGAGCATTCCCCGGTCTGCGTTCAGCTATCCCGCAGTGCTGCAGGATCCCCGGACCCTGTTTGCGGTGCCCCGGCCTGCCGACCTTTAG
- a CDS encoding DUF1684 domain-containing protein produces the protein MVSPVTALATADWRRNVFALYEQARRASESISVSHAHSLWATGRDRLFGTHPASPLPEATRRRFRGLRTARYDPTFRFEAVIEDAGAGQSMEVATGTDGVVPFTRLGTVSVDGVGSLAVWNLDSYGGGIFIPVKDATSGADGGSYGGGRYLLDTIKGANLGAGERPGSLVLDFNYLYNPSCAYDEAWACPLPGPENTVDAGLPVGELYARY, from the coding sequence ATGGTATCCCCCGTCACTGCCCTTGCCACCGCCGACTGGCGCCGTAACGTGTTTGCCCTTTACGAGCAGGCCCGGCGCGCATCCGAATCGATTTCCGTGTCACACGCCCATTCCCTGTGGGCCACCGGTCGGGACCGGCTCTTCGGTACACACCCGGCGTCGCCCCTCCCCGAAGCCACGCGGCGTCGCTTCCGCGGCCTCCGCACCGCCCGCTACGATCCTACGTTCCGCTTCGAGGCGGTAATTGAGGACGCGGGTGCCGGCCAGTCCATGGAGGTTGCCACGGGCACCGACGGCGTGGTGCCGTTTACCCGGCTGGGCACGGTCAGCGTTGACGGTGTGGGTTCCCTGGCGGTCTGGAACCTGGATTCCTACGGCGGAGGTATTTTCATTCCGGTCAAGGACGCAACCTCCGGCGCTGACGGCGGCAGCTACGGTGGCGGGCGCTACCTGCTGGACACCATCAAGGGAGCCAACCTGGGCGCGGGCGAACGGCCCGGCAGCCTGGTGCTGGACTTCAACTATCTCTACAACCCGTCCTGTGCCTACGACGAGGCCTGGGCCTGCCCCCTGCCCGGACCGGAGAACACCGTGGACGCCGGGCTTCCGGTCGGAGAGCTCTACGCCCGGTACTAA
- a CDS encoding DUF6318 family protein, whose protein sequence is MTRTIARRVASLFGAGVLLGGLVACSQAAGDPGGGSPSPAPPSVSASATPTPTPTPSATYKPASADGPAENVPVPVMPEEAKLESKEGLEAFARYWYEAANYGFETGDVEPIRAISGPDCAVCKNFYQMVESGYQNEDWIVGGQLTVQGIHSDYVLTPEGRYQVLIQNIQAPIGYYGPGVHYGTRDGYQDSAVQMIEARYSPDGWYAESVVTIKG, encoded by the coding sequence ATGACCAGAACCATTGCGCGGCGTGTTGCATCCTTGTTTGGTGCGGGGGTGCTTTTGGGTGGGCTGGTTGCCTGTTCCCAGGCTGCGGGGGATCCCGGCGGTGGATCACCGTCGCCTGCCCCGCCTTCCGTCTCTGCTTCGGCCACGCCGACGCCTACACCCACCCCGTCGGCGACCTACAAGCCGGCTTCGGCTGATGGTCCGGCGGAGAATGTGCCTGTGCCGGTGATGCCGGAGGAGGCGAAGCTGGAGTCCAAGGAAGGGCTGGAGGCATTCGCGCGGTACTGGTACGAGGCTGCGAATTACGGTTTCGAAACCGGCGATGTGGAGCCCATCCGCGCCATCAGCGGCCCGGACTGCGCTGTTTGCAAGAACTTCTACCAAATGGTCGAGTCTGGTTACCAAAATGAAGATTGGATTGTCGGTGGGCAGCTAACAGTCCAAGGGATACATTCAGATTATGTTCTAACTCCAGAAGGACGGTATCAGGTGCTGATTCAGAATATTCAGGCACCAATTGGCTATTACGGACCGGGAGTTCACTACGGTACTCGCGATGGTTACCAAGATTCCGCGGTACAGATGATCGAAGCTAGATACAGTCCGGACGGTTGGTACGCAGAGAGCGTAGTAACCATAAAGGGATGA
- a CDS encoding GNAT family N-acetyltransferase: protein MVQASISHATPEDIPGLVGLAALTFPLACPPEVTPEDSTAFVTENLSAERFAAYLNDEKALVLAARDAGRLLGYCLLVLAAPSDPEVLEALDQGRAVRPSAELNKFYLHPDAHGSGLAGQLVEAAAGAAASVGARSMWLGVNNRNVRAQSFYRKSGFQTSGRRSFRVGSHTFRDLIMVRQLVAAPDAGAGAVRGAARPGEQ, encoded by the coding sequence GTGGTGCAAGCCTCGATTTCACATGCAACACCAGAAGATATCCCCGGGCTCGTCGGACTGGCCGCCCTTACGTTCCCGTTGGCGTGTCCGCCTGAGGTCACACCGGAGGACAGCACCGCCTTTGTCACGGAGAACCTGTCCGCCGAGCGGTTCGCCGCTTATCTGAATGACGAGAAGGCGCTGGTTCTGGCGGCCCGGGACGCCGGCCGGCTGCTGGGCTACTGCCTGCTGGTCCTGGCGGCACCGTCGGATCCGGAGGTGCTTGAAGCCCTGGATCAGGGCCGTGCGGTGCGGCCTTCGGCTGAACTGAACAAGTTCTATCTGCACCCGGACGCTCACGGCAGCGGGCTGGCCGGCCAGCTGGTTGAAGCGGCCGCCGGCGCCGCGGCTTCTGTGGGGGCCCGCTCCATGTGGCTGGGCGTCAACAACCGTAACGTCAGGGCGCAGTCCTTCTACCGCAAGTCAGGGTTCCAGACCTCCGGCCGCCGGTCCTTCCGGGTAGGCAGCCATACCTTCCGTGACCTGATCATGGTCCGCCAGCTGGTGGCCGCTCCGGATGCGGGTGCCGGTGCTGTTCGCGGAGCGGCCCGTCCCGGCGAACAGTGA